Proteins found in one Mustela lutreola isolate mMusLut2 chromosome 10, mMusLut2.pri, whole genome shotgun sequence genomic segment:
- the PLK3 gene encoding serine/threonine-protein kinase PLK3 isoform X2, with protein MEPAAGLLSPRPFPRAAAPPAPPAGPGPPGSAVPGPEVEMVAGPPATDPGRLITDPSSGRTYFKGRLLGKGGFARCYEATDTETGNAYAVKVISQSRITKPHQREKILNEIELHRGLQHRHIVRFSHHFEDADNIYIFLELCSRKSLAHIWKARHTLLEPEVRYYLRQILSGLKYLHQRGILHRDLKLGNFFITENMELKMGDFGLATRLEPPEHRKKTICGTPNYVAPEVLQRQGHGPEADVWSLGCVMYTLLCGTPPFETVDLKETYRCIKQVHYTLPASLSLPARQLLSAILRASPQDRPSIDQILRHDFFTKGYTPDRLPVSSCVTVPDLTPLNPARILFVKVTKSLFGRKKKSKNHPEERDEVSCLVNGLMRTSIGHQGARPEAPAASGPAPLSLVETAPEDSSPHGTLASSGDGFEEGLTVATVVESALCALRNCLAFMPPAEQNPAPLAQPEPLVWVSKWVDYSNKFGFGYQLSSRRVAVLFNNGTHMALSANRKTVHYNPTSTKHFSFSVGAVPRALQPQLGVLRYFASYMEQRLMKGGDLPSVEELEVPAPPLLLQWVKTDQALLMLFSDGTVQVNFYGDHTKLILSGWEPLLVTFVARNRSACTYLASHLRQLGCSPDLRQRLCYALQLLRDRCPA; from the exons ATGGAGCCAGCCGCCGGCCTCCTATCCCCGCGCCCCTTCCCGCGTGCGGCCGCTCCGCCCGCGCCCCCTGCCGGGCCCGGGCCGCCTGGAAGTGCAGTGCCGGGACCTGAAGTGGAGATGGTGGCTGGGCCACCCGCGACGGATCCAGGGCGCCTTATCACAGACCCGAGCAGCGGTCGCACCTACTTCAAAGGCCGCCTGTTGGGCAAG GGGGGCTTTGCCCGCTGCTATGAGGCCACTGACACAGAGACGGGCAACGCCTACGCGGTCAAAGTCATCTCGCAGAGCCGCATCACCAAGCCGCATCAGCGCGAGAAG ATCCTAAACGAGATTGAGCTGCACCGCGGCCTGCAGCACCGCCACATCGTGCGTTTCTCGCACCACTTTGAGGATGCGGACAACATATACATTTTCCTGGAGCTCTGCAGCCGAAAG TCCCTGGCCCACATCTGGAAGGCCCGGCACACTCTCTTGGAACCAGAGGTGCGCTATTACCTGCGCCAGATCCTTTCCGGACTCAAGTACTTGCACCAGCGGGGTATCCTGCATCGGGACCTCAAGCTGG GGAATTTTTTTATCACCGAGAACATGGAACTGAAGATGGGGGACTTTGGGCTGGCAACCCGGTTGGAACCCCCGGAACATAGGAAGAA AACCATCTGTGGCACCCCCAACTATGTGGCTCCAGAAGTGCTGCAGAGACAGGGCCATGGCCCGGAGGCAGACGTGTGGTCCCTGGGCTGTGTCAT GTACACACTGCTGTGTGGGACTCCCCCCTTTGAGACAGTTGACTTGAAGGAGACGTATCGCTGCATCAAACAGGTTCACTACACACTGCCCGCCAGCCTCTCACTGCCTGCCCGGCAGCTTCTGTCTGCCATCCTTCGAGCCTCACCCCAAGACCGCCCCTCAATCGATCAGATCCTGCGCCATGACTTCTTTACCAAG GGCTACACCCCCGACCGGCTCCCTGTCAGCAGCTGTGTGACAGTCCCAGACCTGACACCCCTTAACCCAGCTAGGATCCTATTTGTCAAAGTTACCAAGAGCCTCTTTGGCAGGAAGAAGAAGA GTAAAAACCATCCTGAGGAGCGGGACGAGGTCTCCTGTTTGGTGAACGGCCTCATGCGGACGTCCATTGGCCATCAAGGTGCCAGGCCAGAG GCTCCAGCAGCTTCCGGCCCTGCCCCCCTCAGCTTGGTAGAGACAGCACCTGAAGACAGCTCACCCCATGGGACCCTGGCGAGCAGTGGAGATG GGTTTGAAGAAGGTCTGACTGTGGCCACAGTCGTGGAGTCAGCCCTCTGTGCTCTGAGAAACTGCTTGGCCTTCATGCCGCCAG CGGAACAGAACCCAGCTCCACTTGCACAGCCAGAGCCTCTGGTATGGGTCAGCAAGTGGGTGGACTACTCCAACAAATTTGGCTTTGGGTATCAGCTGTCCAGCCGCCGTGTGGCTGTGCTTTTCAACAATGGCACACACATGGCCCTCTCAGCCAACAGAAA GACCGTGCACTACAACCCCACCAGCACAAAGCACTTCTCCTTCTCTGTGGGTGCTGTGCCTCGGGCCCTGCAGCCTCAGCTGGGTGTCCTCCGGTATTTTGCCTCCTACATGGAGCAGCGTCTCATGAAG GGTGGAGATCTGCCCAGTGTGGAAGAGCTGGAGGTGCCGGCGCCCCCACTCCTGCTGCAGTGGGTCAAGACGGATCAGGCCCTCCTTATGCTGTTCAGTGACGGCACTGTCCAG GTAAACTTCTATGGAGACCACACCAAGCTGATCCTCAGTGGCTGGGAACCCCTGCTTGTGACTTTTGTGGCGCGTAATCGCAGTGCTTGTACTTACCTCGCTTCCCACCTCCGGCAGCTGGGCTGCTCCCCAGACCTGCGGCAGCGGCTCTGCTATGCTCTGCAGCTGCTCCGGGACCGCTGCCCAGCCTAG
- the PLK3 gene encoding serine/threonine-protein kinase PLK3 isoform X1 — protein MEPAAGLLSPRPFPRAAAPPAPPAGPGPPGSAVPGPEVEMVAGPPATDPGRLITDPSSGRTYFKGRLLGKGGFARCYEATDTETGNAYAVKVISQSRITKPHQREKILNEIELHRGLQHRHIVRFSHHFEDADNIYIFLELCSRKSLAHIWKARHTLLEPEVRYYLRQILSGLKYLHQRGILHRDLKLGNFFITENMELKMGDFGLATRLEPPEHRKKTICGTPNYVAPEVLQRQGHGPEADVWSLGCVMYTLLCGTPPFETVDLKETYRCIKQVHYTLPASLSLPARQLLSAILRASPQDRPSIDQILRHDFFTKGYTPDRLPVSSCVTVPDLTPLNPARILFVKVTKSLFGRKKKSKNHPEERDEVSCLVNGLMRTSIGHQGARPEAPAASGPAPLSLVETAPEDSSPHGTLASSGDGSLFPSGFEEGLTVATVVESALCALRNCLAFMPPAEQNPAPLAQPEPLVWVSKWVDYSNKFGFGYQLSSRRVAVLFNNGTHMALSANRKTVHYNPTSTKHFSFSVGAVPRALQPQLGVLRYFASYMEQRLMKGGDLPSVEELEVPAPPLLLQWVKTDQALLMLFSDGTVQVNFYGDHTKLILSGWEPLLVTFVARNRSACTYLASHLRQLGCSPDLRQRLCYALQLLRDRCPA, from the exons ATGGAGCCAGCCGCCGGCCTCCTATCCCCGCGCCCCTTCCCGCGTGCGGCCGCTCCGCCCGCGCCCCCTGCCGGGCCCGGGCCGCCTGGAAGTGCAGTGCCGGGACCTGAAGTGGAGATGGTGGCTGGGCCACCCGCGACGGATCCAGGGCGCCTTATCACAGACCCGAGCAGCGGTCGCACCTACTTCAAAGGCCGCCTGTTGGGCAAG GGGGGCTTTGCCCGCTGCTATGAGGCCACTGACACAGAGACGGGCAACGCCTACGCGGTCAAAGTCATCTCGCAGAGCCGCATCACCAAGCCGCATCAGCGCGAGAAG ATCCTAAACGAGATTGAGCTGCACCGCGGCCTGCAGCACCGCCACATCGTGCGTTTCTCGCACCACTTTGAGGATGCGGACAACATATACATTTTCCTGGAGCTCTGCAGCCGAAAG TCCCTGGCCCACATCTGGAAGGCCCGGCACACTCTCTTGGAACCAGAGGTGCGCTATTACCTGCGCCAGATCCTTTCCGGACTCAAGTACTTGCACCAGCGGGGTATCCTGCATCGGGACCTCAAGCTGG GGAATTTTTTTATCACCGAGAACATGGAACTGAAGATGGGGGACTTTGGGCTGGCAACCCGGTTGGAACCCCCGGAACATAGGAAGAA AACCATCTGTGGCACCCCCAACTATGTGGCTCCAGAAGTGCTGCAGAGACAGGGCCATGGCCCGGAGGCAGACGTGTGGTCCCTGGGCTGTGTCAT GTACACACTGCTGTGTGGGACTCCCCCCTTTGAGACAGTTGACTTGAAGGAGACGTATCGCTGCATCAAACAGGTTCACTACACACTGCCCGCCAGCCTCTCACTGCCTGCCCGGCAGCTTCTGTCTGCCATCCTTCGAGCCTCACCCCAAGACCGCCCCTCAATCGATCAGATCCTGCGCCATGACTTCTTTACCAAG GGCTACACCCCCGACCGGCTCCCTGTCAGCAGCTGTGTGACAGTCCCAGACCTGACACCCCTTAACCCAGCTAGGATCCTATTTGTCAAAGTTACCAAGAGCCTCTTTGGCAGGAAGAAGAAGA GTAAAAACCATCCTGAGGAGCGGGACGAGGTCTCCTGTTTGGTGAACGGCCTCATGCGGACGTCCATTGGCCATCAAGGTGCCAGGCCAGAG GCTCCAGCAGCTTCCGGCCCTGCCCCCCTCAGCTTGGTAGAGACAGCACCTGAAGACAGCTCACCCCATGGGACCCTGGCGAGCAGTGGAGATG GTTCCCTGTTCCCTTCAGGGTTTGAAGAAGGTCTGACTGTGGCCACAGTCGTGGAGTCAGCCCTCTGTGCTCTGAGAAACTGCTTGGCCTTCATGCCGCCAG CGGAACAGAACCCAGCTCCACTTGCACAGCCAGAGCCTCTGGTATGGGTCAGCAAGTGGGTGGACTACTCCAACAAATTTGGCTTTGGGTATCAGCTGTCCAGCCGCCGTGTGGCTGTGCTTTTCAACAATGGCACACACATGGCCCTCTCAGCCAACAGAAA GACCGTGCACTACAACCCCACCAGCACAAAGCACTTCTCCTTCTCTGTGGGTGCTGTGCCTCGGGCCCTGCAGCCTCAGCTGGGTGTCCTCCGGTATTTTGCCTCCTACATGGAGCAGCGTCTCATGAAG GGTGGAGATCTGCCCAGTGTGGAAGAGCTGGAGGTGCCGGCGCCCCCACTCCTGCTGCAGTGGGTCAAGACGGATCAGGCCCTCCTTATGCTGTTCAGTGACGGCACTGTCCAG GTAAACTTCTATGGAGACCACACCAAGCTGATCCTCAGTGGCTGGGAACCCCTGCTTGTGACTTTTGTGGCGCGTAATCGCAGTGCTTGTACTTACCTCGCTTCCCACCTCCGGCAGCTGGGCTGCTCCCCAGACCTGCGGCAGCGGCTCTGCTATGCTCTGCAGCTGCTCCGGGACCGCTGCCCAGCCTAG
- the DYNLT4 gene encoding dynein light chain Tctex-type 4 isoform X1: MGYKDGQFLASCPSSGLPVGRSMAGRPVPPGRQEEETTKDPGLKLSPVRPPGHLPSIDEARLAGLGPSSRRGSVLGPASSFSRRNSLAGPLAGPGGRRPSLGPVPPLGSRVSFSGLPLAPLRRLAPSYRMEPAPGERWEASRMQHSMEVTLAARLGNAHYVGAEAGPLARELCELVRVRLRELCPPRYKLVCNVVLGPRAGQGVHVVSRALWDTEHDGLASAAFTNASLFAVAIVHGLYCE, encoded by the coding sequence ATGGGGTACAAAGATGGCCAGTTTCTGGCATCCTGTCCCAGTTCGGGTCTTCCAGTCGGCAGGTCCATGGCTGGCAGGCCTGTGCCCCCCGGACGCCAGGAGGAGGAAACTACCAAAGACCCTGGGCTGAAACTATCACCGGTGAGGCCTCCAGGCCACCTGCCCAGTATTGATGAGGCCCGACTAGCAGGTCTGGGCCCGTCCTCCCGCCGTGGCTCGGTGCTGGGCCCAGCCTCCTCCTTCTCACGTCGCAACTCGCTGGCAGGACCCCTAGCAGGTCCTGGGGGTCGGCGACCATCTCTGGGCCCAGTGCCTCCTCTGGGCTCAAGGGTTAGCTTCTCGGGGTTGCCCCTGGCCCCCCTCCGTCGGCTGGCGCCCTCCTACCGCATGGAGCCCGCGCCCGGGGAGCGCTGGGAGGCCAGCCGCATGCAGCACTCGATGGAAGTTACGCTGGCCGCCCGGCTGGGCAACGCGCACTACGTGGGTGCTGAGGCAGGGCCTCTGGCTCGTGAGCTATGCGAGCTGGTGCGTGTGCGCCTGCGTGAACTCTGCCCCCCGCGCTACAAGCTCGTGTGCAACGTGGTGCTAGGGCCCCGCGCCGGCCAGGGTGTGCACGTCGTCAGCCGTGCGCTCTGGGACACCGAGCACGATGGGCTGGCCTCCGCCGCCTTCACCAATGCCTCCCTCTTCGCCGTGGCTATAGTGCACGGGCTCTACTGTGAGTGA
- the BTBD19 gene encoding BTB/POZ domain-containing protein 19, with amino-acid sequence METPGLVVHGEAAPFSTALRSLLNNPQYSDVCFVVGQERQEVFAHRCLLACRCNFFQRLLGPKLGPGMPSPVVLSSVPADAFLAVLEFLYANSVRLHRHSVLEVLTAAVEYGLEELRELCLEFVVKVLDVELVCEALQVAVTFGLGPLQERCIAFIETHTQEALRTRGFLELSAPALLPLMRSDKLRVDEAELVLAARSWARVGAAVLERPVAEVAAPVVRELRLALLAPAELSALEEQNQREPLIPVEQIVEAWKCHALRRGDAARGTPCRRRRGTLPREHHCFLDLPFK; translated from the exons atggagaCCCCAGGACTGGTTGTGCATGGGGAGGCTGCACCCTTCTCCACAGCACTCCGGAGCCTTCTCAACAATCCCCAATACAG TGATGTATGCTTTGTGGTCGGTCAAGAACGGCAGGAGGTGTTCGCCCATCGGTGCTTGCTGGCCTGTAGATGCAACTTCTTCCAACGACTTCTGGGCCCAAAGCTGGGCCCTGGGATGCCCAGCCCCGTGGTACTAAGCTCCGTGCCGGCGGATGCCTTTCTGGCAGTGCTGGAGTTCCTGTATGCCAACAGTGTCAGGCTGCACCGCCACTCT GTGCTGGAGGTGCTGACAGCAGCTGTGGAATATGGGCTGGAGGAACTACGAGAG CTGTGCCTGGAGTTTGTGGTGaaggtgctggatgtggagctggTTTGTGAGGCCTTGCAG GTTGCCGTAACTTTTGGCCTGGGACCGCTGCAGGAGCGCTGCATAGCCTTCATAGAGACCCACACCCAG GAGGCGCTCCGGACCCGCGGCTTCTTGGAGCTGTCGGCGCCCGCGTTGCTGCCCCTGATGCGCAGCGACAAACTCCGTGTAGACGAAGCTGAGCTCGTCCTGGCTGCCCGGAGCTGGGCGCGCGTGGGCGCG GCCGTGCTGGAGCGGCCTGTGGCCGAGGTGGCGGCCCCGGTGGTGCGGGAGCTGAGACTGGCCTTATTGGCCCCGGCGGAGCTGAGCGCCCTGGAAGAGCAGAACCAGCGGGAGCCGCTCATCCCG GTGGAGCAGATCGTGGAGGCCTGGAAGTGCCACGCTCTGAGGAGAGGGGATGCGGCCCGGGGCACCCCGTGCCGCCGCCGGAGGGGAACCCTGCCACGGGAGCATCATTGCTTTCTGGACCTGCCCTTTAAGTGA
- the DYNLT4 gene encoding dynein light chain Tctex-type 4 isoform X2, giving the protein MAGRPVPPGRQEEETTKDPGLKLSPVRPPGHLPSIDEARLAGLGPSSRRGSVLGPASSFSRRNSLAGPLAGPGGRRPSLGPVPPLGSRVSFSGLPLAPLRRLAPSYRMEPAPGERWEASRMQHSMEVTLAARLGNAHYVGAEAGPLARELCELVRVRLRELCPPRYKLVCNVVLGPRAGQGVHVVSRALWDTEHDGLASAAFTNASLFAVAIVHGLYCE; this is encoded by the coding sequence ATGGCTGGCAGGCCTGTGCCCCCCGGACGCCAGGAGGAGGAAACTACCAAAGACCCTGGGCTGAAACTATCACCGGTGAGGCCTCCAGGCCACCTGCCCAGTATTGATGAGGCCCGACTAGCAGGTCTGGGCCCGTCCTCCCGCCGTGGCTCGGTGCTGGGCCCAGCCTCCTCCTTCTCACGTCGCAACTCGCTGGCAGGACCCCTAGCAGGTCCTGGGGGTCGGCGACCATCTCTGGGCCCAGTGCCTCCTCTGGGCTCAAGGGTTAGCTTCTCGGGGTTGCCCCTGGCCCCCCTCCGTCGGCTGGCGCCCTCCTACCGCATGGAGCCCGCGCCCGGGGAGCGCTGGGAGGCCAGCCGCATGCAGCACTCGATGGAAGTTACGCTGGCCGCCCGGCTGGGCAACGCGCACTACGTGGGTGCTGAGGCAGGGCCTCTGGCTCGTGAGCTATGCGAGCTGGTGCGTGTGCGCCTGCGTGAACTCTGCCCCCCGCGCTACAAGCTCGTGTGCAACGTGGTGCTAGGGCCCCGCGCCGGCCAGGGTGTGCACGTCGTCAGCCGTGCGCTCTGGGACACCGAGCACGATGGGCTGGCCTCCGCCGCCTTCACCAATGCCTCCCTCTTCGCCGTGGCTATAGTGCACGGGCTCTACTGTGAGTGA